In the Mycolicibacterium thermoresistibile genome, one interval contains:
- a CDS encoding thiolase family protein gives MSSSNADIAIIGVGIHPFGRYENRSALEMGAVAIGRALRDAGVGWTEVGSLYAGSLEVANPEAVTGLVGMTGIPARATLSGCATGNSLLTLAARDVQLGEVDIAVGVGLDKHPRGAFGADPSVAGLPQWYGDQGMFLTTHYFGTKIMRYMHDWGISEETLARIAVKNFSNGALTDHAWRRNAMSLETVLSSPVVNAPLRQYMYCNPNEGAAAVVICRADVAKRYTDSPIYLRATALRSRQEGAYELLRTSIELPIVPGTTAEAAKAAYELAGIGPEDVDVAQLQDTDAGSEIIHMAETGLCKDGEQEALLREGATNIGGRLPINTDGGLLANGEPVGASGLRQVYELVHQLRGTAGDRQVPNDPRVALAQLYGSPGTAAVAILSK, from the coding sequence ATGAGCAGTAGTAACGCAGATATCGCAATCATCGGCGTCGGTATCCACCCGTTCGGCCGTTACGAAAACCGGTCGGCGCTCGAAATGGGTGCGGTCGCGATCGGACGCGCACTCCGCGATGCTGGCGTGGGGTGGACTGAAGTCGGCAGTCTTTACGCAGGCAGCCTCGAAGTCGCCAACCCCGAAGCAGTCACTGGCCTGGTTGGCATGACCGGCATTCCCGCCCGCGCAACGTTGAGCGGCTGCGCCACCGGTAACTCGCTGCTCACGCTCGCGGCGCGCGACGTCCAGTTGGGGGAAGTGGACATCGCGGTCGGCGTCGGCCTAGACAAGCACCCACGGGGCGCTTTCGGAGCGGATCCGTCGGTCGCGGGGCTGCCGCAATGGTACGGCGACCAAGGGATGTTCCTCACAACGCATTATTTCGGCACCAAGATCATGCGGTACATGCACGACTGGGGGATCAGCGAAGAAACCCTTGCCCGGATCGCGGTCAAGAATTTCTCGAACGGAGCCCTCACTGACCATGCCTGGCGACGCAACGCGATGAGCCTCGAGACGGTTCTGAGCTCACCGGTGGTCAATGCCCCACTGCGCCAATACATGTACTGCAACCCCAACGAGGGCGCCGCGGCCGTAGTCATTTGTCGGGCTGACGTCGCCAAGCGTTACACCGACAGCCCCATCTATCTGCGGGCGACCGCGCTTCGTAGCCGGCAGGAAGGCGCCTACGAGCTATTACGCACGTCGATCGAGCTGCCGATCGTCCCCGGCACCACCGCCGAAGCCGCTAAGGCCGCCTACGAACTTGCCGGTATCGGCCCTGAGGATGTCGACGTGGCGCAGCTTCAGGACACCGACGCTGGCTCAGAGATCATTCACATGGCCGAGACCGGACTTTGCAAGGACGGTGAGCAGGAGGCTCTTCTGCGCGAGGGGGCGACGAATATCGGTGGCCGTCTACCGATCAACACCGACGGCGGATTGCTCGCCAATGGGGAGCCGGTCGGCGCGTCGGGCCTGCGGCAGGTATACGAGCTGGTCCACCAGCTGCGGGGTACGGCAGGCGATCGCCAGGTGCCCAACGATCCACGCGTGGCATTGGCCCAGCTCTACGGCTCACCCGGAACTGCAGCCGTTGCCATCTTGTCGAAGTAG
- a CDS encoding acyl-CoA dehydrogenase family protein gives MTTLSIDERQQLAKSVRAACERLSSEERVRAVAYNGIHQHKGFDAELWTVLCSQVGVTAIALPENLGGAGYGASALGAVAHELGRSLAAVPFVASAVLATTLLVAAQTEQPEVDRRLAGLVEGSRTAAAVITSDGGLWRPDAIPVTAEQSTAGWVLTGTARHILHGSAADDLVVVATIGEVPALFVLDAMAPEVFRKDEQVLDHTRPMATITFSSAPATLVSRRESIPELVSRTMDLTMAVLSAEQVGACERLLEISTEYARTRHQFNRPIGSFQAVKHKCADTLVDLEWARSASQAALEAMDDGLTGESTWYASMAKAVCSEALQGAAHVNVQIHGGLGFTWEDSAHLYLRRARTDEVLFGKPSEHWDRLALESGIFTGGNAKR, from the coding sequence ATGACGACGCTGAGCATCGATGAACGGCAGCAGCTCGCCAAATCTGTCCGAGCGGCCTGTGAGCGGCTGTCCTCGGAGGAACGAGTGCGCGCGGTGGCCTATAACGGCATACATCAGCACAAGGGTTTTGACGCCGAACTCTGGACTGTGCTGTGCAGCCAGGTGGGCGTGACCGCGATCGCCTTGCCGGAGAATCTCGGTGGGGCCGGATACGGTGCCTCGGCGTTGGGAGCAGTCGCCCACGAACTCGGACGCTCACTGGCCGCTGTACCGTTCGTCGCATCAGCAGTGCTGGCCACAACGCTACTTGTGGCCGCGCAAACCGAACAACCGGAAGTGGACCGGCGATTGGCGGGACTGGTCGAAGGATCCCGCACGGCCGCGGCGGTGATCACCAGTGACGGCGGCCTCTGGCGGCCCGATGCGATACCAGTCACCGCCGAGCAGTCAACGGCAGGGTGGGTGCTAACTGGCACCGCCCGGCACATCCTCCATGGCAGTGCGGCCGATGATCTGGTGGTGGTGGCAACCATCGGCGAGGTACCAGCCCTGTTCGTGCTCGATGCGATGGCTCCGGAGGTTTTTAGAAAGGACGAGCAAGTCCTCGACCACACCCGACCGATGGCCACGATCACCTTCTCCAGCGCACCGGCGACCCTGGTGTCTCGCCGCGAATCGATACCCGAATTGGTTTCGAGAACAATGGATCTGACGATGGCAGTACTCTCCGCCGAACAAGTCGGGGCATGCGAGCGGCTGCTGGAGATCTCAACTGAGTACGCACGCACGCGTCACCAATTCAACCGGCCCATTGGCAGCTTCCAAGCCGTCAAGCACAAGTGCGCCGATACGCTGGTTGACCTCGAGTGGGCCCGCTCCGCATCCCAAGCCGCACTTGAAGCCATGGACGACGGCCTAACCGGTGAGTCGACGTGGTACGCCAGCATGGCCAAAGCGGTGTGCTCGGAAGCGTTGCAGGGCGCTGCGCACGTGAACGTTCAAATCCACGGTGGGCTCGGGTTCACCTGGGAGGATTCGGCGCACCTCTATCTGCGGCGGGCGCGCACCGACGAGGTGCTGTTCGGCAAACCTAGCGAACACTGGGACCGGCTAGCCCTCGAGTCAGGCATCTTCACAGGAGGAAATGCAAAAAGATGA
- a CDS encoding acyl-CoA dehydrogenase family protein produces the protein MVTTSDVAEDIEELRAQFREFLANAPKPQGLRNYGPTPTADDIAPGRAWHKFLAANGYVCLHWPVRHGGADASVAFQATFAEECARAAVPRQLAITAIDLVGPVLIEFGTEEQKARYLEPIRLGDDIWTQLFSEPDAGSDLAGIRTKAEKTISGWRINGQKVWSSGANSAKFGLLLARTGPESHGGLSMFVVPMDAEGVSVRPLQQMDGESKFNEVFLDNVDLPADALIGEPGQGWRIAMVTLGRERLTLGSHAVVMFELHHRLVQAARARDALDPTLMRAMIRLWIRIWLLRYTWQRAIDESDLQSSAFSVLKLMTSETDRDLGDLATDVLGTDACVDPSGGSEEAELVRAMLVGRAQTILGGTSEIQRNILGERVLGLPKEPR, from the coding sequence GTGGTAACCACCTCCGACGTAGCCGAGGATATCGAGGAACTGCGAGCGCAGTTCCGTGAGTTCCTCGCGAACGCCCCCAAGCCTCAGGGTCTCCGCAACTACGGGCCCACGCCGACGGCCGACGACATCGCCCCTGGGCGGGCCTGGCACAAGTTCCTCGCGGCCAACGGCTACGTGTGCCTACACTGGCCCGTCCGACACGGCGGAGCCGATGCTTCGGTAGCATTCCAGGCCACTTTTGCCGAGGAATGTGCCAGGGCAGCGGTGCCGCGGCAATTGGCAATCACAGCTATCGACCTAGTCGGCCCTGTTTTGATCGAGTTCGGCACCGAAGAACAGAAAGCCCGCTATCTCGAGCCTATCCGGCTAGGTGACGATATCTGGACCCAACTGTTCTCCGAACCGGATGCGGGTTCGGATCTGGCGGGGATACGCACCAAGGCAGAGAAGACCATCAGCGGTTGGCGCATCAACGGACAGAAGGTTTGGAGTTCGGGCGCCAACTCCGCGAAGTTCGGCCTGCTGCTTGCCCGCACCGGCCCGGAGTCGCACGGCGGCCTCAGCATGTTCGTCGTACCGATGGATGCCGAGGGCGTTTCGGTGCGTCCACTGCAGCAGATGGACGGCGAGAGCAAGTTCAACGAAGTTTTCCTCGACAACGTCGACCTACCTGCCGATGCGCTGATCGGAGAGCCTGGACAAGGCTGGAGGATCGCCATGGTGACTTTGGGCCGTGAGCGGTTGACGCTAGGCTCGCACGCCGTCGTGATGTTCGAACTGCACCATCGCCTGGTCCAAGCGGCGCGCGCCCGCGACGCGCTGGACCCAACGCTAATGCGGGCCATGATCAGACTTTGGATACGGATCTGGCTGCTGCGTTACACGTGGCAGCGCGCTATCGACGAAAGTGACCTGCAGTCCTCGGCATTTTCGGTGCTGAAGTTAATGACATCGGAGACCGACCGCGACCTCGGCGACCTGGCTACCGACGTGCTCGGCACCGACGCCTGCGTGGACCCCAGCGGCGGTTCGGAGGAAGCCGAACTCGTCCGCGCTATGTTAGTGGGCCGCGCGCAAACGATCCTCGGCGGCACCAGCGAAATTCAGCGCAACATCCTTGGCGAGCGGGTATTAGGTCTACCTAAAGAGCCACGGTGA
- a CDS encoding LLM class F420-dependent oxidoreductase: MKFTLQYPGELAQDSRDFFTPSAIRTIATAAEAAGFRAVAVSEHPAPSVKWRQHGGHDTLDPTAALSFMAGVTDVIGLMTNLIILPFRNPYLAAKALASIDVVSGGRLIVGAGTGYLRSEFAALGVDFHRRGALLDESLAALRAIWTDPEEPRKGAAFGAVGPVCTQSPVQKPHPPIWIGGNSAAARRRVVQHGRGWMPVIAAPELTSAIGTQTLSNYVEFGAAVRELQDQLEIAGRDPSDVDIQVEQHVIDLDDATAVSRAAEDMKELERQGATWMAVRVDASSPSAALDYIGAFGEIFIRS; this comes from the coding sequence ATGAAGTTCACGCTTCAGTATCCCGGTGAGTTAGCCCAGGATTCGCGAGACTTCTTCACCCCGTCGGCAATTCGAACGATCGCGACGGCGGCGGAAGCGGCGGGATTCCGGGCGGTGGCAGTCAGCGAGCACCCAGCGCCCTCCGTCAAGTGGCGCCAACACGGCGGGCACGACACCCTGGATCCCACTGCCGCACTTTCGTTCATGGCGGGTGTGACCGACGTTATCGGGCTGATGACCAATCTGATCATCCTGCCCTTTCGCAATCCCTACCTGGCTGCAAAAGCTCTCGCGAGCATCGACGTCGTGTCCGGGGGACGCTTGATCGTAGGAGCCGGGACGGGATACCTGCGGTCGGAGTTCGCGGCCCTCGGTGTGGACTTTCACCGCCGGGGCGCCCTTCTCGACGAATCGTTAGCGGCGTTGCGTGCCATTTGGACCGACCCGGAAGAACCCCGAAAGGGCGCCGCTTTCGGTGCCGTCGGACCAGTGTGCACGCAGTCTCCCGTGCAGAAGCCGCATCCACCGATCTGGATCGGTGGCAACAGCGCAGCGGCGCGTCGACGGGTGGTCCAGCATGGCCGTGGCTGGATGCCGGTTATCGCTGCCCCCGAGCTCACGTCGGCGATCGGAACGCAAACTCTGAGCAACTACGTCGAATTCGGCGCGGCGGTCCGCGAACTTCAGGATCAGCTCGAAATTGCCGGGCGGGATCCCTCGGATGTCGATATCCAAGTCGAGCAGCACGTCATCGATCTCGATGACGCCACCGCCGTTTCCCGCGCGGCCGAAGACATGAAAGAACTCGAACGTCAGGGTGCCACCTGGATGGCAGTTCGCGTCGACGCCTCGAGTCCAAGCGCTGCGCTGGACTACATCGGCGCGTTCGGAGAAATTTTCATCCGATCGTGA
- a CDS encoding SDR family NAD(P)-dependent oxidoreductase codes for MCAEGGSAHCYRADITSERDCAELATAAADRLGTVNILHNNVGIVSLERTEVLPVSEWQRVVDVNLTGMWQSIKFFLPLLRDSGNGVVINISSLAGLIAGVKPSATRRRRQR; via the coding sequence ATCTGTGCCGAGGGCGGGTCCGCGCATTGCTACCGTGCAGATATCACCAGCGAACGCGACTGTGCCGAACTCGCCACCGCGGCAGCTGACCGGCTGGGGACGGTGAACATCCTGCATAACAATGTCGGCATCGTGTCCCTTGAGCGTACCGAGGTCCTTCCGGTCTCCGAGTGGCAGCGCGTCGTCGACGTCAACCTGACCGGCATGTGGCAGAGCATCAAATTCTTCCTTCCACTGTTGCGCGACAGCGGCAATGGCGTAGTCATCAACATCTCGTCGCTGGCAGGGCTGATTGCGGGGGTCAAGCCATCGGCTACTCGACGACGAAGGCAGCGGTGA
- a CDS encoding SDR family oxidoreductase: protein MNALTRSLALEYAPQRVRVNCIAPGMVDTPLGVDEVVRATGQSRDEVVASRSALTDGFRMISAVASNR from the coding sequence GTGAACGCGCTGACGCGATCGTTGGCACTGGAATACGCGCCGCAGCGCGTCCGCGTGAACTGCATCGCACCGGGCATGGTCGACACCCCTTTGGGGGTCGACGAGGTGGTGCGTGCCACCGGTCAGAGCCGCGACGAGGTCGTCGCGAGCCGGTCCGCTCTAACTGACGGTTTCAGAATGATCTCCGCAGTCGCCTCAAACAGATGA